The genomic region GGTCAGAGGGTGGGCCTGGGGCTGTGGGGTGGCTGGATGATTGGAGGGCTGGGGAGTGGACGGGGCAGCTGGCACTTGGGAGATTGCGTACCTGAGGGATTCGGCCCAAAGCAGGAAGGTGCTGGTGCTCAGATTGGGGGCACTGCCAAGGAGAGCCTGCCTCTTTCCTGACTGGCCTCCTGGGCCTTTCCTGGCTCTTGTGCGCCAACCCCTCCAGCCGCACACACACAGCCTGGAGACACTGAACTTGGGCCACAACCCCATCGGGAACGAGGGCGTGCGGAACCTCAAGAACGGCCTCATCAGCAACCGCAGCGTGCTGCGCCTCGGCCTGGCCTCCACCAAGCTCACATGCGAGGGTAGGGCACGGGGGATGGTgggcccggggcggggggcggccagCCGAGTGTGGGCCTGTGGCCAGCCCCTGCGGTCCCCCTCCCAGGCGCGGTGGCAGTGGCGGAGTTCATCGCCGAGAGCCCCCGCCTCCTGAGACTGGACCTTCGGGAGAACGAGATCAAGACAGGCGGGCTCATGGCGCTGTCGTTGGCCCTCAAGGTGAACCACTCCCTGCTGCGCCTGGACCTCGACCGTGAGCCCAAGAAGGAGGCGGTGAGCGGGCTCTTCCCTGCCGGCAGGTGGGGGGCAGGCCGGGGACCCGCTGCGGGCAGGCCACCCAGAGCCCGAGCCCGGCCCGCTCCTCTGCCCGCAGGTGAAGAGCTTCATCGAGACGCAGAAGGCGCTGCTCGCCGAGATCCAGAACGGCTGCAAGCGCAACTTCGTGCTGGCGCgggagcgggaggagaaggagcagcggctgcagcTGTCGGCCTCCATGCCCGAGATCACTGTCACCGAGCCCCAGCCTGACGACGAGCCCCGGGAGGAGCCCGCCGCCGAGGCACAGGAAAACGGGGCGCCGGGCCCCAGCCCCGGGCCGGACTCAGACTCAGACTCAGACTCTGAGGGGGAGGACAGGGACGAGGCGGATGGGGAGGGGGCTgaggccccctgccccaccctggtGCCCCCCACGGACTCCCTGGGCCCTGGGGACAGGAGCCCCCcaggctgcccctcctcccccgccGAGCAGCGCATCTCCGTGTCCAGCCCGGGCTGGGGCCACAAAGTGTTTGTGGTGACCCGGGTGGAGAGTCCACCCGAGAGGGCAGAGCCTCCTGTGCCCCCCGCCCCTCCTGGTCCCGTGTCCCCACCCGCCTCAGCCTCCCCCCTCACCTCACCTTTCCCGACGCCCACTGAGGCCGCCAGCACTCCGGACCCTGGGCCGCCTGAGCCCCAGCCACCGCTGGAGCTGCCCCAGGTGGGGCCACCATTGCCCAACGGCCTGAAGCCTGAGTTCGCCCTGGCACTGTCCCCAGAGCCGCCCCCAGGGCCTGAGGCCAAGGTGGGAAGCTGTGGCCTGGAACACGGTGAGAGGCGCCCTGGGGCTGGGTGGCGGGGCCCCTGGGTGCTGCATGTGACCCTGGCCGAGCATCCACCCGTggggtgcctcagtttccccttgaaGAAAGTGGACCTTGACAGGGACGAGTGGGACTGGGTTCTCGGTCCCTGCCTTACTCCCTTGAGTCCCTGGGAGCCCCTTGGGGGTGGGGCATGTCAGGTCTGCTGACTGGAGTCTGAGGGTCTCAGTGGCCCCCGGACCTGTGCTCCCTTATGAGTCTGGCTCAGGCAGggctcctgcccccagccctcccagctCACTGGAGGCCGCCCACCTTTCTCCCCCGACCCCCCACAGAGCTGAGCTGCTCCAAGAACGAGAAGGAGCTCGAAGAGCTGCTCCTGGAAGCCAGTCAGGAATCTGGGCAGGAGACACTGTGACGCTTTAGGTGCGGTgcgggccagggccagggccgggGCCGGGGTCTGAGCCCCAGCTCTGACAGGctctcccctttctctcctcccGAAGCTCCCTGTTACCCGTCGGTCTTCGAAGAGCTGAGGCCAGAGCCATGAGAATCTGCTCACCCTCACCCCCAGCCTTCCGAGGCCCGGGACACCAGAGGGTGGGGGCCTTCCTGGGACCCCCGCCCACCTGCCCACACAGCAACACTACACGGGGTGCAGGAGCTACAGGGGTGGCCCTCCTTGCCCTGACTGAAGCACTTCTATTTATGTGTCGACACTCGAAGACTCTGGgctgggggtggaagggaggagggagtggaTGCGGTCTCCAAAGTCATCCGGCTCACGAGGCCCCAGCGCCTCTTCCCAGGGGCCCATTTGGCCAGGCTTGCCCCATCGAGGGCAGGAGTCCTAGGTGGTGGCGGGATGGCCCCCCAAGGCCCCGGGTGCGGGGCCAGGCTGGAGGCGCGGCTTGGGAGGGGCGGTGAgcgctggtggtggtggtggtggtagttggACTTGGTGGAGCAGCCCCAGGCAGGGTGagggcctgggctggggtgggtggggggagatggGAGCCGAGGATCAGAGCTTTCTTTATCTTAAGTGCAATAAATCTTtcagggagctggggtggggagcagccGGGGCTTGGAGACCCTGCTGTCCGGGCCACGTGAGGCTGCGCCCTGAGAGGCACTACAACCCGGGGTGGGGGGGcgcgggggtggagggggggtgggcagagggcgggggaggggctgcTCCTGTCGGTGCAACTCTGTTCACACCTTTTCTAATAAACCAGAGCTGGGTTCCCCGTTTGCCTGCTCTCTGCTTGCGCTGATCCTGGGTCTCCGCTGTGGGGGCTCTGGGCAGAgcgaggggagggcaggggcgcCACAGGTCCCGGCTGTGGAGCATCTGTGGGGATGTGTGGAGGCCGTCCCAGAGGAGAGCCCTGAGGTGGGCGGAGCTGGGTCTTCCCACCACAGCTGCCGCCCCTTCCTCaggagcccaggctcctctgtgtctgACACAGCCAGTTCGTCCCTGCTTCCACTCCCCTCTCTTCCGAGGAAATACCTTCCGAATACCTCCCAGCTTCAGGTCCAGCTCGGGTTCAGAGGTTATTGCTGCCCattcagactctgtgacccccacggactgtagcccccacaggttcctctgtccatgggacttcccaggcaagaatacccgaatgggttgccattcccttctccagggattctccccgacccagggattgaatctgggtctctggcattgcaggcaggttctttactgcctgagccgcCAAGGAAGTGGGCCAAGGAGAGTGGACAGCCCAGCCCCGTCAGCCCCAGACATCCCAGGAGGAGGACGCCCACCCCTGGAGCCTGGCGGTTGCCTGGTCACTGCCCACAGGCACCGAGGTGTGGCTGGAGGGCTGTCGGGCACTTACTTCTGGGAAATCTGAGTCTCACCTTTCAGAAAAGGTGAGAACCACTTCAGGGGAAGGCCTTCGCCACCTGCTCCTTTGCTTCGTGGGAGGCCGGCTCGGGTCAGGAAGAGGTGCGGTGAGAAGACGAGAGTCACAGCATTGATGACTAGGAGCCCCTTCCGTTCGTATGCAAACTGGGGGGTCTTCTGCCCCAGTTGCCTGAGCTACTGGGATGAACACCTTGAGTCACCAACCACTACGGTGTCCTAACTGTCCTTAGGGCAGCCACAGCTGGGACTCTCTCTCATTTGGGCAAAGGGCTGGGGGAAGCCATGTACACTGGTCGCCAGCCCGTGGCACCTGCCCCACTGGCAGCCAGGGAGACACCGACACAGTGTCCGGGTGCCGGGCTGTGGGCAGCGTCATCCTCTGGTACAGCTGTGACCAGGTCAGGGACGAGCCCCTCCAGGctgccctgcctccagcccccGCTTCTTGGGGAGACCCAGGAGTGCAAAGTTTCAAAGTGCTGAGAAACCACAGTCCTTTGCCAAGTTGGGGTATTTTCAGTACAGCCCCCTAAAAATCTCAGTAGGTTTTTGGTGAAATTTAGCCATTGCCCAGGAGTCAACCCCGGTGGGGGCTTTTGGTCCTTATATCAGTGTTGGGTGCTTATCCATCCCCTTTGCTGTCTGCCTCCACCTCCAGGCCAGGTGGTTAACAGACTGGGCGGAGGGGGGCACGTGGGGAAGGAGCCTCTGCCTCGTGGGGTGCCTGGGAAGGCTGGGGTGCCCAGCCTTgtccctgccccttcccttcaGCTTGTGGTAAGGAATTAAGCCTTTCCAAGTTCATTCAGGGTTGAATTGTGACCCTCCCCCAGACCTCGGATGGGActttggaaacagggtctttatCAAGGtattcaagttaaaatgaggtgtAGGATGGGCCCTGATCCAGTATGAAAAGGGGGAATTTGGAGACAGGGACAGACGTGCTCTCAGGGAAGATGTAAGGACACCAAAAGCCTTGTGAGGATGGAGGGCTTGTGACGCAACCACAAGCCAAGGACGCCAGAAGCTCGAAGAGGCGAGGAAGGGCTCCCTTTCCAGGTTTCTGAGGGGGCATGGCCTGAcagctccttgattttggacttctgattcCAGAACTGTAAGGAAATAAATCTCTGCTGTTCTGAGCTACTCAGTTTGTAGGATGTagttacagcagccccaggagaCCAGTTCTGCAGTTCTCCTGATTTTCTGACTTTAAGAGTCTTGGATCTTGGAGGTAGAGATACCTTTGGCCaagggttttgtgtttttttttttttttttttttaaggcgtGTGTCTCAGCttaagggatcttagttccttgaccagagatcaaaccttggccctcagcagtgagcctcagagccctaaccactggatcaccagggaagtccctggccaagtatttctttcctttgtcttcaGCCATCCAAGCATCACCCAAGCTTGTTGTGAACACACGAGTCCTTCACAACAGCTTGACATTGTACCAAATCTTAAAAGATCTCAATTCCCTAATGTGGGAGATGTTTATTTTCATGCATGTGGGCATTCCGGGTGGCAGACAGCTGTTCTCCATGAAGTGACTCTCGGAAGCCAGGACCCTGCCCTCTggtggctctgccatccctgggtccTCAGGAGACCCTGCATCCAGCAGGCAGGCCGGGGAGGAGAGTGGAGAAAAGGCAAGCCTGCCTCTTAAGTCGTTGCCACGATGGGAAAAAGATGCACACTTCCACTCCCTTATAGGCACCAGTTCCCAGCAAAAGCCCCACACTACAGAGAATGCTGGGGGATGGAGCCATCTTAGCCACACCCAGCCCCTCTGACAGCCtctcttggtttgtttttttgatgtttttttagTCTCCGAAAGCTCTAGTTTTGCCAGGTACATGGCTAGAATCTAAGATAAAATTGGGCAACAATTTGACCACTGCTGCATGCCCTGTTACGGGGAGCAGCTTCCTTCAGGggtctgggggcaggggaggcggTCCTCAGTCCCACCCCTGACTTCGGTCTACAGGTTGGTTCTGCCTCCCCAGCACCCCGCTCCTGGGGCCAGTTTGTTTGCAGCCTAGACTCTGCCCAAGTCAAGTGGGCTGAGGAAGCAGAAAGGAAGGGAAGCATGCTGCCAACAGCGGCACATCTTTGGAG from Bos javanicus breed banteng chromosome 18, ARS-OSU_banteng_1.0, whole genome shotgun sequence harbors:
- the PPP1R37 gene encoding protein phosphatase 1 regulatory subunit 37, which produces MEIPPQEAPPGPGADGEAEEAPAEAPSPGPASPPADGRLKAAAKRVTFPSDEDIVSGAVEPKDPWRHAQNVTVDEIIGAYKQACQKLNCRQIPKLLRQLQEFTDLGHRIDCLDLKGEKLDYKTCEALEEVFKRLQFKVVDLEQTNLDEDGASALFDMIEYYESATHLNISFNKHIGTRGWQAAAHMMRKTSCLQYLDARNTPLLDHSAPFVARALRIRSSLAVLHLESSSLSGRPLMLLATALKMNMTLRELYLADNKLNGLQDSAQLGNLLKFNCSLQILDLRNNHVLDSGLAYICEGLKEQRKGLATLVLWNNQLTHTGMAFLGMTLPHTHSLETLNLGHNPIGNEGVRNLKNGLISNRSVLRLGLASTKLTCEGAVAVAEFIAESPRLLRLDLRENEIKTGGLMALSLALKVNHSLLRLDLDREPKKEAVKSFIETQKALLAEIQNGCKRNFVLAREREEKEQRLQLSASMPEITVTEPQPDDEPREEPAAEAQENGAPGPSPGPDSDSDSDSEGEDRDEADGEGAEAPCPTLVPPTDSLGPGDRSPPGCPSSPAEQRISVSSPGWGHKVFVVTRVESPPERAEPPVPPAPPGPVSPPASASPLTSPFPTPTEAASTPDPGPPEPQPPLELPQVGPPLPNGLKPEFALALSPEPPPGPEAKVGSCGLEHELSCSKNEKELEELLLEASQESGQETL